The segment ACGGCATTCGGTAATCCGGGTCTTAGGTTGACGTCAAATAGCGGGCCATGCGATCCCAAGTACACTTTATGCGTAATTTCTTCGGTATTCCACGATAATCGGCTCAAATAATTCTCCTTATCGATTTCGTTGATGTCCAAATCGCATTCTTCCATCTGATTTGCGAATTGCACGACGGGATTCGGGTCAGAATTAGCTTCACACGAGTCCGCGGGGCTTCCAGGGACCAAAAATGGCCATTTTAAAGCTACAGAATcagctttatttaaaataacctCCAAATTTCGATTGTTAATAGACCACGTGGTTGTGTCaggatcaattttttcaaataattgacCTTGTAACATGACATTTCCCTTgcattttatcgaaatttggtCTCGCGTGACTTGAACAACGTAATCTGCCTTTGTCGCTTCGGGCTGTTCATCGAATACGATCGTCACATCTTCCTCAGTTTGGGTCCACGTGTACTTGTGAATGTCTTTTTCCATCATTTCCGTGTCTTCTTTCGATTCGTTGCCATTTTCCGTGGGTTTTTCTGAaggtttttgtcgatttttttcacgttcgaggatttttgactcaaaatccACCGGATAATCGCTCGCGACGACCAAAGCTCCCGCCCGATGCTCCAAAGCGCAGTAACTGAAGGCACCACGTGAccttaaaacttttgaattttccaCTTTCCAGACATTTTCCGTCAAATTAAGGACCATCCAATGTGCGATAGTCTCGAAATGCTCCTTATTTTGACGAATGAACGttaaaatgcaagaaattttccaaacCCCGTCTAAAACGTCAAATCGCGCATTGGAAATGACAAATCCTTCGACATTATCAAGAGGCTTCAACATTTGCCGCACTTTAAATTCGCAACTTTTTTCCCGGTCTCCAGTTTCAATAATCGCCAAAGAGCCGCATCCGTCGCTGAATAAACCAAATTTTTCCGAAACAAAGACCAAACAAGCGGGATATCGATCTTCGACGACAATTTTGGGTTTTTGCAGCTTTAAAACCGCATTTACGGGCTTAACTTTTCCCGTTTCGTCGTCGTAGAAGATTTTTTGCACGGTCCATGAGCTGTCGAGGAAGTAACACGTATTCAGGTGCCACGGATCTTTGAAGAGATGATTGTGAAAAGCGAAAAGTTGGGCATGCAAGAAGGAAAATTGACGATCGGTGGTGCTGATTCGCAAGGGAGTGTGTTG is part of the Culicoides brevitarsis isolate CSIRO-B50_1 chromosome 3, AGI_CSIRO_Cbre_v1, whole genome shotgun sequence genome and harbors:
- the LOC134833276 gene encoding nudC domain-containing protein 1, giving the protein MGPKTVELRPDRSKLRTNFEGYKLNLESIPVLRYELQHTPLRISTTDRQFSFLHAQLFAFHNHLFKDPWHLNTCYFLDSSWTVQKIFYDDETGKVKPVNAVLKLQKPKIVVEDRYPACLVFVSEKFGLFSDGCGSLAIIETGDREKSCEFKVRQMLKPLDNVEGFVISNARFDVLDGVWKISCILTFIRQNKEHFETIAHWMVLNLTENVWKVENSKVLRSRGAFSYCALEHRAGALVVASDYPVDFESKILEREKNRQKPSEKPTENGNESKEDTEMMEKDIHKYTWTQTEEDVTIVFDEQPEATKADYVVQVTRDQISIKCKGNVMLQGQLFEKIDPDTTTWSINNRNLEVILNKADSVALKWPFLVPGSPADSCEANSDPNPVVQFANQMEECDLDINEIDKENYLSRLSWNTEEITHKVYLGSHGPLFDVNLRPGLPNAVALKHDVDACVWLQMHNNTKTTEWTMSHEATIDAFSYVLASKQQKKFVGCAPNANYVVIAEPERHVFIYKQTYDGSNLRNRTTGASVNIGQQKLVTLENTGEVIGMSVENDVTLLLTTQFILCIQLKIEE